The nucleotide sequence gactatgaaaaatttgtagTCGACTATaatttcttgtctgtcgactataccaagttttatttgatgaaataatCGACTAATCTATTTTCTCTGTcaactatgtgtttcacagaaacttataacggttAGTTTTTGACGCATTTAATGCttgcccaaccacccacaatggtccaaaattcaaacttacccaccatcaactataaataggtggttgaaaacgcattgaaggctgctggaaaatattgaatatcttgatCTACCGTgctttcactgttacatcgagcatttaactttttctctctgtattctCATTTAAGAAgctttgatatcttactgttctattcattttaagcctcgatcattcatttaaagagagaacttgtaactaagagttgtactcttagaatctctatttcaaTTTCTGTATTTTACCTAACAGTAgttagagggcccattaaattgggaggttgtacattacctagtcaaggactagaggacctattcgtattgagtagggggtttgatagtgaagttgtttttaaaattcttagtggATAGCTAAGGCAGTAGACTAAGTTTaaaaagctgaaccactataaatccatgtcttcactgctttccatattttatttttttttgcttatgtTTGCATTTCTGCTTCTATTGATTTTGTTTattcattgataaaattttaattttattctatacCATACAAGAGTATTTCTgcttctcaaaaaaaaaatttaattataccaattcaccccctcttagtGTGTGTCATAgcagttcaattctatcaaacTTGGGTGAGCTCCCTCGATGACTTCATGCAGCTGTAGCTTGCTTTTGTAAATTCCTCTTTAAATAGGTTTTATGGACAACAACAAAAGTAATTTACAGCGAAGGATCAACCACCAAATCTTAAAAATGGAAAGATTGCTCACGAcacctaaaatttaattaagatatcTTTTCGAACATATCATCTTTCATCTTCCTTTATTTATCATCTacagttaattaatttaaaataaaggaaACAAGCCTCCTGTTGCTGGTGattcatatttatttcaataataACGATAATTATGCCAGCGCAGAGCAGAATGGTTGGTTGGGGGTCACTGTTCTTCCTCCAATGAATGCGATTTTAGAGGGGTGGGGTTTCACTGGAAGCaactgaattttaatttaatttaatttcatagtGTCATTTGTTGATAAGAGAGGAAGACTTAATGGAATGGTCAACCACTCAATCTCATGGACTCTTGGTGATTTTTATTTACTTCTTAATTTCCTTAATTTGGCCctttaaatttgttaattaaaagagagagagagagagccgtgTGGAACAGATGGAAGGCTGGCTACCATTTTGTGAAACTGGTACAAGTACTAGACaggcaaaattaataaatacatttcatatactAATTCTTCATAAATGTAAATGAATTAGatgcacatacatatatttttttaatatttgtactATAGCTAAGACATTCTCATATAAACAAACCAAATAGCTATTTGTGGTgccttaataattatattcacgAGGGGATCTATCCTCTTTCTGTTctgtattttttcttccttccttcaaCTTGGGGCCGGACTTCTAAGAAAGAAACTTATATATTACACTCCGACAGTAATGTATTATACTTGAGGATTTCATAAAAGGTGAAATTAATATGAAAGGGAAACACAAGAACACTTGCAGAAATACATATGAAAGTGCAATTTGGACGATTTAACGTTGTTTTCTGATCATCAGTTGTCACCCAAACACACATGAATCACAAGGCAGCATTTCCATGAAATTCTTTTTCATGCCATTATTTCAAGTTACGTTGCATGAATTTGACGTTATTTATGGTAACAGTTGCTTGGATGGCGGTCTAATTAAAGTGCAGGCGCGGAGGTCTCCCAGCACTTGTAGACGCCGATGAAGCTAACGTAAGCGGACGTCGGGTACAGTGCTCCCTTGTGCTCCACAACGCCGGTTATCACCTTGTTATGGTACTGCTCGTCCAGATCCAACTCTGCTACAACACCACCGTTCGAATTGAACTTTTGGGCCAAAGGAAAAACTTCAATCGGCGTTGCTTCTGGGTTCGAAGAAGCCATTGCCACCCAGAAGTCTCCTAAAGGTGTCCTCCGAATTTTTAATGGGTTTCTCGTAAGGTTCGCGAAGATTTCCGAGGTGCTAGCCCTGGAACCTCTCAGCCAGAACCTATGAATTCTCTTTGTGAGGAACTCCGACACAAGCAGAAAGTTTCCATTTGCACTGATGGCGACACCAGTGGCTGCGCGGATCCTTTCATCAACACGGATGCTCGTCTGGTCTCAGGGTCATAGCTTAGCAGCCTCCCGCTGGAGTCGTTGAAAAATCCTGGTTCTGTGTGGTCGCTGTTGAAGTAGCAGTCATAGGAATTAGAGAAACAAATCAAGTAATCAATTCAAACATTTGAAACTAGAATTATGGGTACCTTAGATCGTAAAATTGACTAACATCTGTGAAGTAAACGGTGCCAGTGAGCTGGTCCACGTCCACGCAGCTGAGGAACTGGAAGGCCACATTCTCTGCGCTTGAGGCGAGTAGGGTTGCAAGTCCTCCACAACGGCCTACTACTCGAAGCCCTAAATAAGAATCTGCAATGTAAAGCTGCCCAGTTCTGTAGTTGAAACTGAGGCTTAGAGGCTTTCCACATATTGGTCCGATATTTGGGTCAGTTGTGCCATCACAAAGTTCCTTGGTCCTGCAAACAagacaaaccaaaaaaaaagaggctTTTATTGAAGATTTAGTATTTCCTAAAGAGCGGCGCTGGTTATGtcatgattttttaattttttaatcttatattgGTTGTCTGTTATAGAGGTTATAGTTAGTATTGTTGTATAGTTGCTCGAATTAAAGTTTGACACAGAGAGgatttcatcaaataaaaccCAATTTGGggatagaaatatatataagatgtaACGCCCGTTTTCTCATAACGTGCATTaacttgaaattttgaatttttttttttcaacatcaaacacacaacataagtctctcgatacacgtacttttattataattatttccCGACAATCTCGCTCGTACCTTCttagtatttcaaaatttaataattaatagactaagacaggtattatcaatcacatcagcagaagcaagatcgaaactttaatgatatataatcgacaattccttttacaataaccaaatcgatgtttcacatgaaaatatcaaaatattacataatctctaaatatcgtaatcatagacaaaaacctacgaaaactaaacatagcagctacatctcaatgatattctttcccttggcgccactgcattcacttgaaacgtttgaatattccaaggacatagtccaattagatactgaatcatttaagtgagagttcaaaaatattttcatgcagatatgcaaagcCATATATAAAACCGATAAATCCTGACATGTCCCAGCCTAAGAAAATCCCACAtaacacttaaccctaaccaaGGAAAATTCAATCTCTCTAAAAGGCGATACTACCACATTcacccattggcaaacacaatctttcttaagagggacaatctcgacatatgaactcgggaatcacctcattgtcattgttaggcattatgCTCATACTCAAAACCATTctaaaacccaacgcaaccctagccccaagagtgtcataTCAGTACTATCCCCAAAATTCACGACACCTCgaccttaatgctattgctcaaaggaacctggggtggtgtctactctcagccccgccacttgagtaccgtaaggtgaagtccgtctcagccctgtcccaagtgggtcacatggcattaacccttggcacgcattccgagtgctaacactcgagagctacgtcacaaGTTAACAACCCACATCCCAAATGGACAAcgtaacatgccaatgccgaaaaatcataatatgcataaaatcaacatctcaatgtatgcaatttaccgtacgaaatatAACACAGGTGCAAGTAATCATTTgtaaaaccataaataaacctaGCCATGAggatgaacactcacaataaaccattcatatgccacaaacgagtttttcgatagaaccactcacctcgaagaTATTTGGATTgtctcgatcctcgtgcactgcCTCGATTCTCATGCCAGGCGTACTATAACTCAACCTTGTGCCTCAACGATGCCCTAGATATCGTATGCATTCAAAGggaaatcaatatctattttcccaattttctcattatttttctctaatttcttcatatttttctctcgataatttcaagtaaatacctcttcaagaattttttctaaatttttctccacaaaaattcataaaacaatatttataagcctatggaattttctggaaatttttcagatttttctcctgttttctcaaatttccataattacttttccttgagaaaatttatttctcattgatttccttcgaatctactttaagaaaaatcaccaaaactcataaaataaattccttatccttttggaattttttcagaattttataaaaatccctcctatttattttccatttacattccctttcaaaaatccaaaataattatctcctcaagaaattttcaagataaaaatttatcaaaataaaatattcattttccttgaatttctggatatttttccagaattttatttcctttatttctattttttctcgaatttcctatattttcagcatttaaaaaatacagaaaatatctccggtcatcttctccggcgacctGCTCCGATGGCTGATCCGATGACACCACCTTGAAGCCCTCCTCAATTCGATCACAATGGCACCCTCATATGGCCGAAAAACTCACCGGAGATGGCCTGATTGGACGATTTATAGTCCGGCTCCGgcgtatttcacaaaattattcaatgatggtggtgacacaagagtcaggttgggacatcttagtaacttcgaagggaatgtgagctacacattctatcgacgcataagttcaaatgaaataaggcaagcattaaaaaaaatgaaaaatcataaggcagtgggaccagataatataccaatagaagcatgaaaatgcatgggagaatagggcatctcctggctaacgcaactatttaacgccatccttaaatcaaaaaagatgccagatgagtggaggaagagtactttggttcctatatacaagaacaaaggagatgttcaaaactgtgaaaattatagaggaattaagttaatgagtcatactatgaaactctgggagagagtaatagagcagagactcagaaaggaaacaaaggtgtcagaaaatcagtttggttttatgcctagtaggtcaacaatggaagctatatatttactgaggcgtctaatggaaaggtatcgagatcatcagaatgacctacatatggtgtttatagatctagaaaaggcctatgatatgatccctagagaagtattatggagggttttagagaagaaatgagtcaaaatagcctatatacaagcccttaaggacatgtatcatgatgtagagacaagggtctgaacatgcggaggggatactgaaccatttacaactacaataggactgcatcaaggttctgcactaagtccatacctatttgccctagtaatggatgaactcactaaagatattcaaacagatgtgccatggtgtatgctatttgcagacgacatagtattggtggatgaaacaaaagaatgagtgaacactaagcttgagttgtggagaaacaatttagaatctaagggatttaaattaagtagaaagaaaacagaatatatggaatgcaaatttagtaaaaatgctaGAGTGGATgaagttataataaaattagaagaccaaatcttacaaagaaaagaccattttcgatatttgggatcagtgattcaaaaaaatggagaaattcatgaggatgtcgcacatagaattaaggcaggttggctaaaatggagaaatgcatcgggggtgttatgtgatggtaaaatcccattaaaattgaaagaaaaattttataggacaactataagaccagtcttgctgtatggctcagaatgttgggcagtcaaataccaacataagcaaaagacgagtgtagcggagatgaagatgttaagattgatgtgcggacatacaagaaaggataaaattagaaatgaagttattcgtaataaggtagaagtagtgccaatcgaggagaagatgagagagactagactaagatggtttggtcatgtgaaaaggagactaagagacgctcctgtgaggagagttgatgaaatggaacaattagtcacaaaaagaggtagaggtagacccaagaagactttgggagagacattaaaatttgatatgaaatatatggatctaaatgaggatatgaccaaagacagaaatacatggaaatctagaattcatgtagctgaccccacatagtgggataaaggctggatatgttgttgttgttgttgtacagTCGAATGCAAAAAACACCCCTATACCACtcaaaaaactctcaaaatctcCGGAATTGCTTCTCACAACCTAGGGAATAAAAGCCCTTTATCCCCGACCTTTAATTCGCTCCCAAAAGTGAGAAATCCAAACTAAAATATTTGATGCAAACCCTCATGaaaactcggctatttataacCAAATTCGTTCATTTTTCTGACCAATCAGAGGCCATTGCTTCACCCCTACACAACCTTGGTCATGCCCTATTGAAGAACAGCTGCAAATCTCCAGATTTTTCGGCCACAAATCGCAGCTAGATCTGCCATTTCTGAgcagattttttaaaattgcactttagccccttagaaactttcttttgcattttggcccttatcctcaagcccctgatctttctagcaccatcactaaaaCCCTCAAGATtggtacttctcatttctcccttgaaacttccaaaaaattaccgttttgacctccctcgggcaaattcagaaaattacacttagacccgattgatcattttgaccttaaatccacttgattcaacccgaaatcacttaagggttgttctatacatcaaatattagtcattGACATGCTCCATTGACTTTTCAGACGTCGTCTATAATAATTCGGTATTACGACCTAAtcggcagctgtatttttgctgtaccgaaaattgttcccgatctcatttctttggATGCCATAATTCTTTTCTCATGACACTTATTACTGATGTACCCTTTTCTTTAGATATCTAAGTCACGGGGTACTTCCTCCCGTTGATTCGGtgaattattttacttttaaactcACTTTTCGGTATTTTATATTTGCCCAAATCACGCGATGACCTCacacagatatggggtattacataagaAGCCTAATCTCATTAATTAGAATTGTCACTTATAAGTAGGCATTCCTAATTTAATTGTCAGTAAATCACACCAATAATTTGTTACATGATGTAAGGAGGTTATTGAGGGTGTGCCGGTGCCTGTTGAGAGAGAATCTCACAACCAAATAAGTAGAGTCAAGTGTAATTAAGTGCCCAATTATTTGGATTAGAGAATATTAATGTAGGGATTTTGTAACTTTTCCATGCAAAATTACATTAATCAATGGATTCTGTTTGTAGTGAGTTCACCAAGGTAAACATTAGAATTAATAAAGCTCGTTattttagggtttaggttttGAATGAAAGATCAAAAAGCTCGTGGTTTTATAGATTAGGAGAAAAGTGATTGTACCTATTTGGAGAAGTATAGGCAAAATCAACAAAGCCATCGTCCGGACCAAGCCACTTGAGGATTCTACCATCTGCAACACCAACGTAAGGCCCTCCTCCGAACAAGTCGAAAGCGATGGCCGCCGGCCCAGTGGCCGTCGGTGGAAGTGCTATTCTGCTGAAGGATGCATATTGGTCACCGCCGGAGACGACACGACCGATCGAGGAAGAGAATAGAAAGAAGAACAATACAGAGATCACTAAGCTGAACTCCATATTTCAGATCAACCAGAAAGCTTAGTTAACCATGCAATCCACATGCTCGTATATGTAGGGTCATTTGGAATTAGTTAATCATTTGGCTTAATTAAGAATGACAAGAGGGTGTGGGTTAGGAGTAATTTTAGCCCTTCATGCACCCATACCCACGTGCGattacttcttttcttctccattagCCAACTTAATTTCTGggacaaaattttaaattcgtCGACTGTCGAATACTTAATACTCATCAGAGGGAGTAAAAGTCCCATTTTCTTAGCAATCTTTGTCCATTGGTCAGTCACTCTCTTTTCTATTCTCAATTGATCAGCATGGTTGGCGCTTGCACGCTATGCGTATGgcattataaaaaagaaaagtctAAGCTGATTATATAATTAACGAAATcgtatttatgatattttatgaCACTTTcacagaaaaaaaatgatatattaataCATAACTATTACAAATGAGTGTCgaaataacattttcataaaatgaAGCCACGGGGGATCACTCTTCTTTACGTTCCTTTTACTCAAGTGACTAAGCAATTTCTAGTTTTAATATGAATTGACGTAGCTATATGGTTTAGAACTTGTGGGTTTATACACTTGGCGGCCGTGAAAAGGAGGAGTTTAAGCAGCTTAAAAACAAGCCATTTGGTGGCCATAAATACCTTCTTCCTTGGGTTACTTAATAATGGGGCTTAAATTCATCCTCCGTTCATATATTTTACTCAAATGATGAGatagaaaaatgagaactaGCAAATATCACaggtttctttcttcttcttcttgcttcgTTCAACGTCGGGGCTTCTTAGAAAGGCAATGCCATAAAATTTGTGCTGCAAccatttttttcttgtctttggGTGCAAAACCCTACAAATGACGAAATATCACATTTACAAATACAACAAGACCCACTAGTAGGCAAGCAAGATTCACCAGGCCATTATATTGATAAcgacatataaaaaattaaatgagaaaaataataataattccatCACAAGAGGATAATTCATTAG is from Diospyros lotus cultivar Yz01 chromosome 2, ASM1463336v1, whole genome shotgun sequence and encodes:
- the LOC127794236 gene encoding LOW QUALITY PROTEIN: protein STRICTOSIDINE SYNTHASE-LIKE 11-like (The sequence of the model RefSeq protein was modified relative to this genomic sequence to represent the inferred CDS: inserted 1 base in 1 codon); the protein is MEFSLVISVLFFFLFSSSIGRVVSGGDQYASFSRIALPPTATGPAAIAFDLFGGGPYVGVADGRILKWLGPDDGFVDFAYTSPNRTKELCDGTTDPNIGPICGKPLSLSFNYRTGQLYIADSYLGLRVVGRCGGLATLLASSAENVAFQFLSCVDVDQLTGTVYFTDVSQFYDLSDHTEPGFFNDSSGRLLSYDPETRRASVLMKGSAQPXGVAISANGNFLLVSEFLTKRIHRFWLRGSRASTSEIFANLTRNPLKIRRTPLGDFWVAMASSNPEATPIEVFPLAQKFNSNGGVVAELDLDEQYHNKVITGVVEHKGALYPTSAYVSFIGVYKCWETSAPAL